Genomic window (Roseofilum reptotaenium CS-1145):
CAATATACTAACGACAAGCCATAATCCAATAAAGCTGGCGGCTCCAAATAAGACAGCGCTGAGTAAAGAGAGTTGGGGACTTTGGGCATTACTGGAAATAATGGCTGCTCCCATAATCAGGGAACCAACGAGAATGCTAAAGGAGAGGCGGTTAGCGGAGTCGTCAATACTGCGCCGAAGTCGCTCTAGATCTTTAACCTGAATATTCCAATTCAGGGTTTCTGAGGTTAAGCGGTCGAGAAATAATTCAATTAAACGAGGGGATTGTAAGGAGAGACTTTTGAAATCGAGAGCAGTTCTGAGTAAGGTTTGAATGGGTTTATCTCCGAGCAATTGGCGCTGGAAAATATCGGTAATCAGAGGTTTAATTTGATCGAGTAAATTAATTTGGGGATTAAAGCCTCTGGCGACTCCTTCTAAGTTGGCTAAAGATTTGGCATAGAGTCCCATGTTACCGGGTAGACGAATTTTGTTTTTGCGGGCAACTTCGAGAATTTCGTAGAAGACTTCACTAAAGTTAATTTCATTCAAATTAACGTTATAGTATTTGCGAAGCATCCGTGTATAGTCGGCTTCTAAACGACTAAGATTAACGGGTTGATTAGATTCGGCTAAATCTAAGGTGAGTTGGGCGCAACGTTGAGCATCAATATCCACGATCGCCAGCAACATTTCAGTTAGAATTTGTTGAGTCCGTGGATCTAAGCGTCCAATCATGCCACAGTCTAACAGGGCCACTCTTCCATCATTGAGCAAGAAAATATTGCCAGGATGAGGATCGGCATGAAAGAAGCCGTTAATATAAATTTGTTGGAAAAAGGCCCGGAAGAGGAGGGTGGTGACCTGATCTCGTTTTTGCTCGAGCGATAGGGTGGGAGTGACAAATGGGGTTAAGTCGGCTGAAAGGAGGGGTTTGCCTTCTAACCATTCTAAAACTAGGAGTTTTTCGCTGGTATAGTCCCAGTAGACTTGGGGAATAACAAGTTGTTTGGGGTCAAACCAGCGACTGGCAGATAAATTTTCTTGCATTTGTGTGGTGAAATGGCCTTCTTTGGTGAAGTCCAATTCATCACGCAAGGATTTGGTAAATTCGTCAGCGAGGGCGACTAAATCATAGTCTTGCCCAAAATCGCTCAGTGAGGCCAGTTCGGCTAATCCTTTAATGAGGGTAATGTCTTGCTCGACAATGCGACTAATACCAGGGCGTTGGATTTTTAATGCCACTTCTTGCCCCGTGTTGAGGGTAGCACGATGGACTTGGCCGAGGGAACCGGCGGCGATCGCCCCTGGCTCAATTTGAGGGAAGGCTTCTTCTAAGGGAACGGGTAAACTTTGCCGCAGTTGGGCCTCCACATCTGACCAAGGAACCGCAGGAACATTGGCTTGCAGATCCGACAGAGCCGTAATATAACGACCCGGTAGTAAATCAGGTCGGGTACTGAGCAGTTGTCCTAATTTGACAAATACGGGCCCTAAATCAACCAGAATATTGCGTAATACGGTGGGAGAAGGTAACTTAGGTTCACCGGGTTGATCCCCTTTGAGCAAGCCTTCGATGTAATCCCAACCGTTGCGGAAGACGACTTCTAAGATTTCCCGCTGGCGCGAACTGGTCTTGGTGAGTGCAAACATGGTGGGATTAATTGGGATACTGTCTTAGTTTTAAAGCAAATTCTGATATTTGGGATTTTCTTTGAGCAGTCCCAGCACTTTTTTAATGTCTTGGGTGCGCTCTTTTTTGACGATTAAGGTGGCATTCCCATCACGGACAATAACGATATCTTCTAAACCAATCGTCACGACTAAACCCTCTGGATCGCGATCGTACACGATCGCCCCTTGGGTATCCAAGCTGACATGGTTGCCCAACTCTAAATTCGGCTGCTCTCCTTGCAATAGACGAGCCATGGCATTCCAGTCTCCCAGGTCATCCCAGCCAAAATCAGCCGGTAAAATATAGGCGAGTTGGGTTTTCTCCATTAAGGCATAGTCGATGGAAATTTTCGGTAACTGGCTATAAGCCGCTTTACCCTGGTTTTGCAGAGGGGTGAGAATTTCTGGGGCATGGGTGGCGAGTTCTTGCAACACAACCCCAGCGCGGAAGATGAACATGCCGCTATTCCAGCTAAAGTTACCCTGGGCGATAAATTGTTCAGCCGTGGTGAGGTCGGGTTTTTCCGTGAAGCGTTGCACCCGATACACGGGTAAATCCAGATAGCTACCCTTGGGTTCTCCCTGTTCAATATAGCCGTAGCCGGTGGAAGGGTAAGCGGGCTTAATACCCAGGGTAACAATGGCTTCTTCTGTAGCCGCCAATTCTACGGCTGCTTGAATAGTTTTCTCAAAGGCGGGATAATCTCCAATCCAATGATCTGCGGGGAAAAATCCAATGACGGCATCTTCACCATAGCGCTGGGCAATTTCGAGGGTTGTCCAAGCCACGGCTGGTGCGGTATCCCGACCTTCAGGTTCTGCGAGGAGGTTCTCTGGAGGTAGTTGGGGTAACTGCTCTTGGACTCCAGCCGCCAGTTGGCTAGAGGTGCAGATCCATAGTTTATCCCAACCTGGAGCCAGTTGAACCAGGCGATCGGCAGTGGTCTGCAACAGACTCGAACCGGTTCCATCTAAGCTCAAAAACTGCTTGGGCCGATGTTTGCGACTCAGGGGCCAAAAGCGCTCTCCTTTTCCCCCAGCTAAAATCACAGGCACAACGGTATGAGACATGGTGCAGAACTCCTTAAGGTTGCAAGGTTCAACTGTGGCTATCGTAGCATTCAATTAACAATTAATAATTAACAATTAACAATGATGAAATATTAGTTTGTGTAGTAAATTATTGTATGGAAAATTTATCTGGTGGGTGCGAGAAGTGCAAAGAAACCGAGTTTCTAGCGGCCCCCTAGCAAATGCTCGATACCTAAGACCAAATTCGTTCCATTGAAAGTGTAAAGGAGGGTAAAACCCCTTCTCCCGATAAAGCGATCGCATTTTCCACCACTTCCACCACTCGATCCGCCCGATAAATTTCTACTCGCTTATTCTTCGGATCGATCAGCTATCCTAACTGAGTGCCATTATCTAGATATTCCTGCATCTTAGTCCGCAGATCTTTCAGGCTATCCGTCTTAGAGCGCAACTCTACAACAAAGTCAGGACATAGGGGAATAAAGCCTTCCCTCTGTTCAGGAGTCAGCGCTTCCCATTTATCTTTGCTTACCCAAGAGGCATCCGGGGATCTGTTCGCTCCATTGGGCAACTCAAATCCGGTTGATGAGTCAAAGTATTCCCCTAATTTCTGATTCGCTTCACCCCAAATACCGAGCTGAGTGCCGATTTTCGCATTTCGTTTACCGGTTTCGCCCCCTGTGGGTGGATTCACAATCAGTTCTCCTGTAGTAGTGCGTTCAAGTCTAAGATCGCGATTGGCGCTAACCAATGCCACAAACTGTTCCCGTGTCACCTGGAGCAGTAGCTGGTCAGGTAATTGGAGTAGAAGCGGTTTAGGTTGGGAAGGAGCCTGTACCATCAGAATTTACCTTACGCTGCTTTCATTGCACTTCTATTTTAACTATACTCTAGAAATAAGCTCACAACAATTGCTCCAAATATCAGAGGTTTTACCCCTATGGTGATACAAGCAGAAAAAACTAAAACCTATACTCCCGAAGAGTATCTAGAGCAAGAAGTTAACAGTGATGAACGCCATGAATATATTGATGGGGAGATTATTCTAATGACGGGTGGAATGCCAAATCATAACACAATTGTCCTAAGTTTGGGGGCAACCCTGCATTTTTGTCTCAAACGTCAACCCTACTTTGTCTTTGTCACCGATCAGCGATTGTGGATTCCCGAAAAACGGATCTATACTTACCCTGATGTGATGGTTGTTCAGGGAGAATTGCAATTGCAAGAAGGACGTAAAGATACCCTTACCAATCCTATCCTAATTGCAGAAGTTTTATCGAAGTCTACCCAGGGATACGATCGCGGCCAAAAATTCCAAGCCTATCGCACAATTCCCAGCTTACAAGAATATCTGTTAATCGATCAATATACGATGCATGTGGAGTGCTATTATCGCACTGAATCCAATCAATGGGTGTTATCAGAATACAACCAGCCAGAATCTCTCATCCAGTTGAATAGCATTCCTGGCGAAATTTCCCTAGTAGATTTGTATGATAAAGTTGATTTTCAAAGGGATTTCGAATAGAAGGAATAGCGGTTTAAGGGGACTGGATATTAATTATTGGATTCATCATCTTTCCAGCTCTCTACACGAGATATATAATACTCTTTAATCCATTCTTTCTTAATAATGGCGTTGGATGGTGCATCCCATAGTAGATCTCCTCTGGCTAAATCCCAGGGAGGTTCTTTACGAATCATTTGTTCTAACTCATAGCAATCAAAAATTAAATATTTTTTGGTCACTATATCCAAAAAATCCATGACTACTCTAGGGATTTCATGTGGTGTTTTTTTTACAATTGGCTGCCATTCAAATTTCTTATATTCCTCGTATAATACCGGAATAACTGGCCCATTTGTCCAAGCTTCAAAATCCTCTTTAAAGAGGGGGATTTTGTGGATTCCCAAATACCAAGCTTGAGCATAGTAAACCAGTTTTTGGATTTTACTATTATTGACAAAGTAATTCTTTTGGTTAGCTAAATAGATTAGATTGTCTGCAATATCAATACAAGATAAAGTTTTTTCTTTAAATGGCCATTCTTCTTCAAAATAAAATTCATATTTTTCTTTGAGGCGTTCGAGCGTTTCTAAGTCGTACTGCTCGTAAGCACCTTGCATTCCTTCCATAAAGCACTGGAAAACTTTATTTTCAGCGTCTACATATCTGTTCTTACGGCGTAAAAGTATAGAGCAACATCCGGCATACATATCCATAAAATAGTAGGCTTTCTCTGGCGCAACTTCCTTAGCCTTAGTCAACCATTTATAAGAGGCATCATACTTCTGCTGATTAAATCTAATTGTGCCTAAAAAATAAAGGCATTTAAATTTACACTGAGAATGGTCAGGCAACCATTTTTCAATGCGAATAAAATCTCTAGCAATTTTTTCTAATTGTTTTGGGTCATCTTTGGTTTCCTCAGAGCTGGAGTCTTTACCTAGAGCAAAATATCTTTGACAAACTCGCTTGAATAGTTCTTCAGTAGCTTTTTGAGATAGGCTGGTCATGTTTCAATATGGAGGTGAGCAATAATAA
Coding sequences:
- a CDS encoding ABC1 kinase family protein is translated as MFALTKTSSRQREILEVVFRNGWDYIEGLLKGDQPGEPKLPSPTVLRNILVDLGPVFVKLGQLLSTRPDLLPGRYITALSDLQANVPAVPWSDVEAQLRQSLPVPLEEAFPQIEPGAIAAGSLGQVHRATLNTGQEVALKIQRPGISRIVEQDITLIKGLAELASLSDFGQDYDLVALADEFTKSLRDELDFTKEGHFTTQMQENLSASRWFDPKQLVIPQVYWDYTSEKLLVLEWLEGKPLLSADLTPFVTPTLSLEQKRDQVTTLLFRAFFQQIYINGFFHADPHPGNIFLLNDGRVALLDCGMIGRLDPRTQQILTEMLLAIVDIDAQRCAQLTLDLAESNQPVNLSRLEADYTRMLRKYYNVNLNEINFSEVFYEILEVARKNKIRLPGNMGLYAKSLANLEGVARGFNPQINLLDQIKPLITDIFQRQLLGDKPIQTLLRTALDFKSLSLQSPRLIELFLDRLTSETLNWNIQVKDLERLRRSIDDSANRLSFSILVGSLIMGAAIISSNAQSPQLSLLSAVLFGAASFIGLWLVVSILRSGRLRS
- a CDS encoding mannose-1-phosphate guanylyltransferase, which codes for MSHTVVPVILAGGKGERFWPLSRKHRPKQFLSLDGTGSSLLQTTADRLVQLAPGWDKLWICTSSQLAAGVQEQLPQLPPENLLAEPEGRDTAPAVAWTTLEIAQRYGEDAVIGFFPADHWIGDYPAFEKTIQAAVELAATEEAIVTLGIKPAYPSTGYGYIEQGEPKGSYLDLPVYRVQRFTEKPDLTTAEQFIAQGNFSWNSGMFIFRAGVVLQELATHAPEILTPLQNQGKAAYSQLPKISIDYALMEKTQLAYILPADFGWDDLGDWNAMARLLQGEQPNLELGNHVSLDTQGAIVYDRDPEGLVVTIGLEDIVIVRDGNATLIVKKERTQDIKKVLGLLKENPKYQNLL
- a CDS encoding Uma2 family endonuclease; the encoded protein is MVIQAEKTKTYTPEEYLEQEVNSDERHEYIDGEIILMTGGMPNHNTIVLSLGATLHFCLKRQPYFVFVTDQRLWIPEKRIYTYPDVMVVQGELQLQEGRKDTLTNPILIAEVLSKSTQGYDRGQKFQAYRTIPSLQEYLLIDQYTMHVECYYRTESNQWVLSEYNQPESLIQLNSIPGEISLVDLYDKVDFQRDFE
- a CDS encoding Panacea domain-containing protein, with protein sequence MTSLSQKATEELFKRVCQRYFALGKDSSSEETKDDPKQLEKIARDFIRIEKWLPDHSQCKFKCLYFLGTIRFNQQKYDASYKWLTKAKEVAPEKAYYFMDMYAGCCSILLRRKNRYVDAENKVFQCFMEGMQGAYEQYDLETLERLKEKYEFYFEEEWPFKEKTLSCIDIADNLIYLANQKNYFVNNSKIQKLVYYAQAWYLGIHKIPLFKEDFEAWTNGPVIPVLYEEYKKFEWQPIVKKTPHEIPRVVMDFLDIVTKKYLIFDCYELEQMIRKEPPWDLARGDLLWDAPSNAIIKKEWIKEYYISRVESWKDDESNN